The Pelodiscus sinensis isolate JC-2024 chromosome 30, ASM4963464v1, whole genome shotgun sequence genome has a window encoding:
- the LOC102460541 gene encoding putative olfactory receptor 10D4 — protein MEKLNKSFASVSMADNKLVDQGDPVDIVTETHVGPANHSMVNYFILLGIPNTDGLQTILFFTFLAFYLCTLLGNLLIFSAVLADPSLHTPMYFFLGNLAVLDIGFSSISTPKFLANLWANSRTISLGGCMAQVFFYHFLGSTECLLYTVMALDRYVAICYPLRYLVIMNWRVCTLLAAGTWITSSFHATILTSLTFTLPYCRSNVVDYFFCDIFPVAKLACGDTYIIETVTFTNTGMVPMTCFTLILVSYVRIVYTVVKMNSGEGRRKAASTCASHLAVVMLFFGPCALIYTQPQLSKVLVTPVQIFGNVVTPMLNPLIYTLRNKEVKTALRKLRGGQTPAR, from the coding sequence GACCGAGACCCATGTGGGGCCGGCCAACCACAGTATGGTGAATTACTTCATCCTTCTGGGGATCCCCAACACCGATGGCCTCCAGACCATCCTCTTCTTCACCTTCTTAGCCTTCTACCTCTGCACCCTGCTGGGCAACCTGCTCATCTTCTCAGCCGTCCTCGCCGACCCCagcctgcacacccccatgtacttcttcctcggCAACCTCGCTGTGCTTGACATTGGTTTTTCCTCCATCAGTACCCCTAAATTTCTGGCCAACCTCTGGGCCAACAGTAGAACCATCTCTCTGGGCGGGTGCATGGCCCAGGTCTTCTTCTATCACTTCCTGGGCAGCACCGAGTGCCTGCTCTACACGGTCATGGCCTTAGACCGGTACGTGGCCATTTGCTACCCGCTGCGCTACCTGGTCATCATGAACTGGCGGGTGTGCACTCTCCTGGCTGCCGGcacctggatcaccagctccttcCACGCCACCATCCTCACCAGCCTGACCTTCACGCTGCCCTACTGTAGGTCCAACGTGGTGGACTATTTTTTCTGTGACATATTCCCTGTGGCCAAGCTGGCCTGTGGGGACACGTACATCATTGAGACCGTGACCTTCACCAACACTGGAATGGTGCCCATGACTTGCTTCACTCTCATCCTCGTGTCCTACGTCCGCATTGTCTACACCGTTGTGAAGATGAATTCGGGTGAAGGGCGGCGCAAAGCGGCCTCCACTTGCGCCTCCCATCTGGCGGTGGTGATGCTCTTCTTCGGGCCCTGTGCTTTGATCTacacccagccccagctgagcAAAGTGCTGGTGACCCCTGTGCAGATCTTCGGCAATGTGGTCACACCCATGCTGAACCCGCTCATCTACACCCTGCGGAATAAGGAGGTGAAGACAGCTCTGAGAAAACTAAGAGGGGGTCAGACACCAGCACGTTGA